Proteins from a single region of Paenibacillus sp. BIHB 4019:
- a CDS encoding LysM peptidoglycan-binding domain-containing protein, producing MFIHTIKKGDTLWQLGQRFGVSTDAIASANGISADAPLVIGQAIIIPSEAGNHKVLPGESLWSIGLKYGVTIEQLMSANELKNPALIKAGQMLVIPQPEKPIIEVNCYTEKFGANGVALVHEIGANLTYLSPFSYRIQLDGTLVPLDDSAIIEAAFQEKAAPMMVLTNFENGTFSSDIAHAVLTDAAIQNAVITSVLSVIQQKRYMALNVDFEYVRAADREAYNAFLQKLVDTLHPYHLLVSSCLAPKQSAEQKGTLYEGHDYAAHGRIVDFVILMTYEWGWSGGPPLAVAPLNEVVKVLNYALSVIPASKIVMGMPLYGYDWTLPYVKGGKWAPTVNPPQAVARAAKYGATIQYDPIAESPHYTYYDEQGAQHTVWYEDARSVQAKFNIVKAYKLRGVSYWVLGVPFPQNWYVLQHNFTVRKLV from the coding sequence ATGTTTATCCATACTATTAAAAAAGGCGATACGCTCTGGCAGCTCGGACAGCGCTTCGGCGTCAGCACAGATGCTATCGCCTCAGCAAATGGCATATCCGCTGATGCTCCACTCGTCATCGGCCAAGCAATCATTATTCCTTCAGAAGCCGGCAATCATAAAGTGCTTCCAGGAGAAAGCCTATGGTCGATTGGCCTGAAATACGGCGTTACCATCGAACAACTCATGAGCGCCAACGAGCTCAAAAACCCCGCCCTCATTAAGGCAGGCCAAATGCTCGTCATTCCGCAGCCAGAGAAGCCTATCATTGAAGTGAACTGCTATACGGAAAAATTCGGCGCAAACGGCGTAGCACTCGTACATGAAATTGGTGCCAATCTTACTTACCTAAGCCCGTTCAGCTATCGTATCCAGTTGGATGGTACACTCGTGCCGCTCGACGACAGCGCTATTATTGAAGCGGCCTTTCAAGAGAAAGCAGCACCAATGATGGTGCTGACCAACTTCGAGAACGGCACCTTCAGCAGCGATATTGCCCACGCCGTGCTGACGGATGCCGCCATTCAAAACGCGGTCATCACGAGCGTCTTATCTGTCATTCAGCAGAAGCGTTATATGGCGCTGAATGTAGACTTTGAATATGTACGGGCAGCAGACCGGGAAGCTTATAATGCTTTTTTGCAAAAGCTGGTGGATACGCTGCATCCCTATCACCTGCTCGTTTCTAGCTGCCTTGCCCCGAAGCAAAGCGCAGAGCAGAAAGGCACGTTATACGAGGGGCATGATTATGCCGCCCATGGCCGGATTGTTGATTTTGTTATTTTGATGACGTATGAATGGGGCTGGTCTGGCGGACCGCCACTCGCTGTCGCTCCTCTCAACGAAGTCGTTAAGGTGCTGAATTATGCGCTGTCCGTTATCCCCGCCTCCAAAATTGTTATGGGGATGCCGCTCTACGGCTATGACTGGACGCTGCCCTACGTGAAAGGCGGCAAATGGGCACCTACAGTTAATCCGCCCCAAGCCGTCGCCCGTGCCGCTAAATATGGGGCGACGATTCAATATGATCCGATAGCCGAGTCGCCTCATTATACTTATTATGATGAACAAGGCGCACAGCATACAGTGTGGTATGAGGACGCTCGCAGCGTACAAGCCAAATTCAATATTGTGAAAGCCTATAAGCTCAGAGGCGTCAGCTACTGGGTGCTTGGCGTACCCTTTCCCCAAAACTGGTACGTCCTGCAGCATAATTTCACCGTCCGCAAGCTCGTGTAA
- a CDS encoding GyrI-like domain-containing protein: MKQKRKAEVVALPLFHVVGYKVEASVQEFESGLGKQTYHSLIERKAEIVHRKNDHILLIQIYPMDAEFNPQSDRFTNIVCCEVSELCDVPLHMASHTVAESKYAVYTHKGPESELSRSYGYLYGEWMEETGHVPQHYDFEIWDERYHPESLDNEIDIFVALKG; this comes from the coding sequence ATGAAGCAGAAAAGAAAGGCGGAGGTCGTAGCATTGCCGCTCTTTCATGTCGTAGGTTACAAAGTGGAAGCCAGCGTTCAAGAGTTTGAATCGGGGCTGGGAAAGCAGACCTATCATTCTTTAATTGAAAGAAAAGCAGAAATTGTGCATAGGAAAAATGATCATATTCTTCTTATTCAAATTTATCCGATGGATGCTGAATTTAATCCCCAGTCAGATCGCTTCACTAATATCGTCTGCTGCGAAGTAAGCGAGCTTTGCGATGTGCCCTTGCATATGGCAAGCCATACGGTTGCTGAAAGCAAATATGCGGTCTATACACATAAGGGGCCCGAATCGGAGCTAAGCCGCTCGTATGGCTATCTGTATGGCGAGTGGATGGAGGAGACGGGACATGTGCCGCAGCATTATGATTTTGAGATTTGGGACGAGCGATATCATCCGGAAAGCCTAGATAACGAGATTGATATATTTGTGGCGTTGAAAGGATAG
- a CDS encoding MDR family MFS transporter, producing the protein MEHLSQKRKLTIMVAIMFAMFFAAINQTIVSTAMPRIIAELHGMELYTWSISIYMLTSTIATVLVGKLSDIYGRKPFILAGILFFIIGAFLAGTSTDVYQMIFYRAIQGVGAGIIMATAFTAVGDLFPPRERGKWTGIMTAVFGFSSVIGPTFGGYIVDHMAWHWVFWIFLPIGIIAFVMILTLFPKTERKQSESIDYLGSLFLTTTLVPLLLAFTWAGTKYAWGSAQTIGLFAATIVSALIFVFVESKAKSPVLPLHFFKNGIVTLSNVIGFLMNFGMMGALIYLSFFVQGVLAISPTYAGYVTMPMSIGMVITSAIGGQLISKSGKYKKFALIGMPLMVAGMVLMVFMNSVWMAVLAMIVFGLGLGLGMPVFSLAIQNAVPFKELGAVTAAMQLFRNMGGTIGIAVMGTVLSTSLKNNLTELAQSGEAVDLSKLDPKVAQEFAVFANPQMLTNQPELEKLHQSLPADLQPLFTKMVDMLREALASSLSTVFLTGALILVGAVILTFFLKEIPLRTSNTAPQPATPEAATAAETDSKLRGKLVGQPTE; encoded by the coding sequence ATGGAACATTTATCACAAAAGAGAAAGCTGACCATTATGGTGGCGATTATGTTCGCTATGTTTTTTGCAGCGATCAACCAAACCATCGTCAGTACGGCGATGCCAAGAATTATTGCGGAGCTGCACGGAATGGAGCTGTATACATGGTCGATTTCGATTTACATGCTCACTTCAACCATTGCGACCGTTCTTGTCGGCAAGCTGTCGGATATTTACGGACGTAAGCCATTTATATTGGCTGGTATTTTATTTTTTATCATCGGCGCTTTTCTTGCAGGGACGTCGACTGACGTTTACCAAATGATTTTCTACCGTGCGATTCAAGGTGTAGGCGCGGGTATAATTATGGCAACGGCCTTTACCGCAGTAGGCGACTTGTTCCCGCCAAGGGAACGCGGCAAATGGACCGGAATTATGACAGCCGTTTTTGGTTTTTCCAGCGTTATTGGGCCAACGTTCGGTGGCTACATTGTAGACCACATGGCTTGGCATTGGGTGTTCTGGATTTTCCTGCCGATCGGCATTATCGCCTTCGTTATGATTTTGACGCTGTTTCCGAAGACGGAACGCAAGCAATCCGAGTCGATTGACTACTTGGGCTCGCTGTTTCTGACGACAACGCTTGTGCCGCTGCTGCTTGCTTTTACATGGGCAGGCACGAAATATGCGTGGGGCTCTGCCCAAACGATCGGTTTATTCGCAGCAACGATCGTATCGGCGCTCATTTTTGTATTCGTTGAATCCAAGGCGAAAAGCCCGGTGCTGCCGCTTCATTTTTTCAAAAATGGCATTGTGACGCTCTCTAATGTGATCGGCTTCCTGATGAACTTTGGAATGATGGGCGCATTGATTTACCTCAGCTTCTTCGTGCAAGGCGTGCTGGCGATTTCGCCAACCTACGCTGGATATGTAACGATGCCAATGTCGATTGGGATGGTTATTACAAGTGCGATTGGCGGTCAATTGATCAGCAAATCAGGGAAATACAAAAAATTCGCCTTAATCGGCATGCCGCTCATGGTAGCAGGTATGGTGCTGATGGTATTCATGAACAGCGTGTGGATGGCGGTTCTTGCCATGATCGTTTTCGGTTTAGGCCTCGGTCTGGGGATGCCGGTATTCTCGCTCGCGATTCAAAATGCAGTTCCATTCAAGGAGCTTGGCGCGGTTACCGCTGCGATGCAGCTGTTCCGTAATATGGGCGGCACCATCGGTATTGCTGTAATGGGAACTGTATTGTCAACCAGCTTGAAAAACAATCTGACCGAGCTTGCCCAGTCTGGAGAAGCAGTTGACCTCAGCAAGCTTGATCCGAAAGTGGCTCAAGAGTTCGCCGTATTTGCCAATCCGCAAATGCTGACGAATCAGCCGGAGCTGGAGAAGCTGCACCAAAGCTTGCCAGCAGATCTTCAACCGTTGTTTACAAAAATGGTTGATATGCTTCGTGAAGCGCTCGCTTCATCGCTTTCTACCGTATTTCTTACAGGTGCGCTTATTCTGGTCGGTGCGGTCATTTTGACTTTCTTCCTGAAAGAAATTCCGCTCCGCACCTCGAATACAGCACCGCAGCCGGCAACCCCGGAAGCAGCAACGGCTGCTGAGACGGACAGCAAGCTGCGCGGCAAGCTTGTCGGTCAGCCGACAGAATAA
- a CDS encoding MarR family transcriptional regulator, translated as MPSREDVVELSTMFKLIMRNANTEWNKRMQGNMSLSQFKLLYWLKQGGQQRVSDLAEKMCISAAAITGLADKLSADGNIDRVRDEEDRRVVYIDITDKGKATLDQISDDQKETLSMMLDCLDPEDIAHLKRIFKKLSVQFHT; from the coding sequence ATGCCAAGCAGGGAAGACGTCGTCGAGCTCTCCACTATGTTCAAATTGATCATGAGAAATGCAAATACAGAGTGGAACAAGCGGATGCAAGGGAATATGTCGTTGTCCCAGTTCAAGCTGCTTTATTGGCTCAAGCAGGGCGGCCAGCAAAGAGTGTCCGATCTGGCGGAGAAAATGTGCATTTCCGCTGCCGCCATAACGGGATTGGCTGATAAGCTGTCTGCTGACGGCAACATTGATCGGGTTCGGGATGAGGAAGACCGCCGTGTCGTATACATCGATATTACCGATAAAGGGAAAGCTACACTCGACCAAATATCGGATGATCAAAAAGAGACGCTGAGCATGATGTTGGACTGTTTGGATCCAGAGGACATCGCGCATTTAAAACGGATTTTCAAAAAGCTAAGCGTACAATTTCATACTTAA
- a CDS encoding sugar phosphate isomerase/epimerase, which translates to MTLEIGLQLFSAKTEFARDRSGTLNKIAEIGYKNIEIPLDFTGQDLFKLGDLKAADLKQMVDQAGLNVIATHIFVSDDAQIAEVIAFNKELGSTKAIIPISFFTNYEDVLAFSEKLNRYGSQMREQGISLLYHNHFHEFQKFNGSYALDIILEHTSPENVGFELDTYWALRGGVDAVSYIEKLGSRCEFIHQKDLPASVNPVNLFETLDENEPVTMGTFMSIGSPDAFTEIGEGMMDIAGILRAAQKHTSTKYIIVEQDATNKGELESIEISYKALTKLLAEL; encoded by the coding sequence ATGACATTGGAAATTGGATTGCAGCTGTTTTCTGCCAAAACTGAATTTGCGCGCGATCGCTCTGGCACTTTAAATAAAATTGCGGAAATTGGCTACAAAAACATCGAAATTCCACTCGATTTTACAGGCCAGGATTTGTTCAAGCTGGGCGATTTAAAAGCTGCTGATTTGAAGCAAATGGTAGATCAAGCAGGCTTGAATGTGATTGCCACGCATATATTCGTCTCGGACGATGCGCAAATCGCTGAAGTCATTGCCTTCAATAAAGAGCTGGGCAGTACGAAAGCGATTATTCCGATTTCATTTTTCACCAATTACGAGGACGTCCTTGCCTTCAGCGAGAAGCTGAACCGCTATGGCAGCCAAATGCGCGAGCAGGGCATCAGCCTGCTTTATCATAACCATTTCCATGAGTTTCAGAAGTTCAATGGAAGCTATGCGCTCGATATTATTTTGGAGCATACTTCTCCTGAAAATGTCGGCTTTGAGCTTGATACCTACTGGGCGCTGCGAGGCGGCGTTGATGCTGTAAGCTATATCGAGAAGCTGGGCAGCCGCTGCGAATTTATTCATCAGAAGGATTTGCCGGCGAGCGTTAACCCGGTTAACCTTTTTGAAACGCTTGATGAAAATGAGCCTGTGACGATGGGAACGTTCATGTCAATTGGCAGCCCGGATGCATTCACCGAAATTGGAGAAGGCATGATGGATATTGCGGGCATTTTGCGGGCGGCCCAAAAGCATACAAGCACCAAATACATCATAGTAGAGCAGGACGCAACAAACAAAGGCGAGCTGGAAAGCATTGAGATTAGCTATAAAGCTTTGACTAAGCTGTTGGCTGAGCTGTAG
- the glpK gene encoding glycerol kinase GlpK translates to MDKSYLLTIDQSTSGTKALVINRAGEVVSRSAAEHKQYYPQAGWVEHDPLEIYEQVKRTAKEALKAAGIAAGELAALTITNQRETAVMWDKETGEPVHRAIVWQCQRTAERCDALKADGLEPLVQAKTGLLLDPYFSAAKWGWLLEHAAGAKELLAAGRLLVGTIDSWLLWKLTGGDVHATDYTNASRTSLFNIHTLEWDAELCALFGLPPALLPEVKCSDERFGYTNDSDLFAEPVAIAGVVGDSQAALYGQLCLEPGMAKATYGTGTSVLMNVGSKPVASSNGLVLAIAWGLSGKMTYALEAVIRTSGDSMRWVRDNLGLFSSFSELAQLLEETPDNDGVYLVPAFVGLGAPYWKPHARAAITGMSRGTGKAHIVRAALESIAYQVRDAAELMQAETGIALKGLRADGGASDNAVLMQFQADMLGQTVAKSGVAELSAMGSAYMGGVGTGFWANEEQLVQLLGAKESAYRSYAPAMKQEERERLYKGWKQAVASVLHDG, encoded by the coding sequence ATGGACAAAAGCTATCTGCTGACGATTGATCAAAGCACGTCCGGCACGAAGGCGCTCGTCATTAATCGCGCGGGCGAGGTTGTATCCCGCAGTGCTGCGGAGCATAAGCAGTATTATCCGCAAGCCGGCTGGGTGGAGCATGACCCGCTGGAAATTTATGAGCAGGTGAAGCGGACGGCGAAGGAAGCACTGAAGGCGGCAGGCATAGCAGCGGGCGAGCTTGCGGCCCTTACCATTACGAATCAGCGGGAGACCGCTGTAATGTGGGATAAGGAGACGGGCGAGCCCGTTCATCGCGCCATTGTATGGCAGTGCCAGCGTACTGCTGAGCGCTGCGATGCGCTAAAGGCAGATGGCTTGGAGCCGCTTGTTCAGGCGAAGACAGGCCTGCTGCTTGATCCGTATTTCTCGGCGGCAAAATGGGGCTGGCTGCTGGAGCATGCCGCTGGCGCCAAGGAGCTGCTTGCAGCAGGCAGGCTGCTCGTCGGTACGATCGACAGCTGGCTGCTATGGAAGCTGACGGGCGGGGACGTGCATGCGACCGACTATACGAATGCGAGCCGAACGTCGCTGTTTAATATTCATACGCTGGAATGGGATGCGGAATTATGTGCGCTGTTCGGCCTTCCACCTGCGCTGCTGCCCGAGGTGAAATGCTCAGATGAGCGGTTCGGTTACACGAACGACTCGGATTTATTCGCTGAGCCCGTGGCGATTGCGGGCGTCGTTGGCGATTCGCAAGCTGCGCTTTATGGGCAGCTGTGCTTGGAGCCCGGCATGGCGAAGGCGACCTACGGCACCGGGACGTCGGTGCTGATGAATGTGGGGAGCAAGCCAGTCGCTTCCAGCAATGGGCTGGTGCTCGCCATTGCTTGGGGGCTCAGCGGCAAAATGACCTATGCGCTGGAAGCGGTCATTCGCACCTCCGGCGACAGCATGCGCTGGGTGCGGGATAATCTTGGGCTGTTCAGCTCGTTTAGCGAGCTTGCGCAGCTGCTTGAGGAGACGCCAGACAATGATGGCGTCTATCTTGTCCCAGCCTTCGTTGGGCTGGGCGCGCCCTATTGGAAGCCGCATGCCCGGGCGGCGATTACCGGCATGAGCCGGGGAACGGGCAAGGCGCATATCGTGCGCGCCGCCCTGGAAAGCATCGCCTATCAGGTGCGCGATGCGGCCGAGCTGATGCAGGCGGAGACCGGCATCGCTCTGAAAGGTTTGCGGGCCGATGGCGGAGCGTCGGACAATGCCGTGCTCATGCAGTTCCAGGCGGATATGCTCGGGCAAACCGTCGCTAAATCCGGCGTAGCGGAGCTTTCCGCAATGGGCTCTGCCTATATGGGCGGAGTAGGTACAGGTTTTTGGGCGAATGAGGAGCAACTGGTTCAGCTATTGGGCGCTAAGGAGAGCGCTTATCGCTCGTATGCGCCTGCGATGAAGCAGGAAGAGAGAGAACGCTTGTACAAAGGCTGGAAGCAAGCGGTTGCCTCTGTATTGCATGATGGCTAG
- a CDS encoding transketolase C-terminal domain-containing protein, whose translation MANKIPNRQVICETLVTLAQEDKDIMVLASDSRGSAAMAPFANAYPEQFVEVGIAEQNIVGISAGLAHSGKKPFVTSPACFLSMRSIEQIKVDVAYSGTNVKLVGISGGISYGALGMSHHSVQDIAVARAIPGLAIILPADRHETKRMTEALAVHEGGVYVRIGRNPVEDSYESDDYEFVIGKAVTMREGSDITIIATGETVRIALDAQAELAEAGVSARVLNMHTIKPLDEEAIVRAAQETGGIITVEEHSIHGGLGAAVAEVVVQQHPVPMRILGIPDEPAIAGKSTEVFDHYGISSSNIKAVALGMLRK comes from the coding sequence ATGGCGAATAAAATACCGAATCGGCAAGTCATTTGCGAGACGCTGGTGACGCTGGCGCAGGAGGACAAAGATATTATGGTGCTGGCGAGCGACTCGCGCGGCTCGGCGGCAATGGCGCCTTTCGCCAATGCTTATCCCGAGCAGTTTGTAGAGGTAGGCATCGCGGAGCAAAATATTGTCGGCATCTCGGCAGGCCTTGCCCACAGCGGCAAAAAGCCATTCGTAACGTCGCCGGCTTGCTTCCTGAGCATGCGCAGCATTGAACAAATAAAAGTCGATGTCGCGTATTCCGGCACAAATGTGAAGCTCGTTGGCATTAGCGGCGGCATCAGCTACGGCGCACTCGGCATGTCGCATCATTCGGTGCAGGATATCGCTGTGGCACGGGCGATTCCGGGGCTGGCGATTATATTGCCGGCGGATCGACATGAGACGAAGCGGATGACCGAAGCGCTTGCCGTGCATGAGGGCGGCGTGTACGTCCGTATCGGCCGCAATCCGGTTGAAGACAGCTACGAGTCGGATGACTACGAATTTGTCATTGGCAAGGCAGTGACGATGCGTGAAGGCAGCGATATTACGATTATTGCGACGGGAGAGACGGTACGGATCGCCTTGGACGCGCAGGCAGAGCTGGCGGAAGCAGGCGTGTCGGCACGCGTGCTGAACATGCATACGATCAAGCCGCTTGACGAGGAAGCCATTGTGCGGGCTGCGCAGGAAACGGGCGGCATCATTACCGTTGAGGAGCACAGCATTCATGGCGGGCTGGGAGCAGCGGTTGCCGAGGTGGTCGTGCAGCAGCATCCGGTGCCGATGCGAATTTTGGGCATTCCAGATGAACCGGCGATAGCTGGGAAATCGACCGAAGTGTTTGACCATTATGGCATTAGCAGCAGCAATATAAAAGCGGTTGCTCTAGGCATGCTGAGAAAGTAG
- a CDS encoding transketolase — protein MSSMELKSKAAQIRMDLLRMIHGAKTGHTGGSLSNTDILTALYYKIMTIDPAQPKWQERDRFIASKGHSVESLWCILADRGFFPKEELATFSQFGTRLIGHPNNKVPGIEMNTGALGHGLAISVGMALAAKKDARASRVFCLMGDGEQAEGSVWEAAMAGAHYKLDNLVGIIDRNRLQISGSTEEVMGLEPLEEKWAAFGWHVVSIDGNDIDALVEAFESAPAVAGKPTLVMANTVKGKGVSFAENVPHWHHHVPNDEELAKALAELEAVINSYSQEGQVQ, from the coding sequence ATGAGCAGCATGGAGCTCAAAAGCAAGGCAGCACAAATCCGGATGGATTTGCTGCGCATGATTCATGGCGCAAAGACGGGACATACGGGCGGTTCATTGAGCAATACGGATATTTTAACGGCCTTATATTATAAAATTATGACGATTGATCCGGCCCAACCAAAATGGCAGGAGCGCGACCGTTTTATTGCAAGCAAAGGGCATTCTGTCGAATCGTTATGGTGCATTTTGGCTGACCGCGGTTTTTTCCCGAAGGAGGAGCTTGCGACGTTCAGCCAATTTGGAACGAGGCTTATCGGCCATCCGAACAATAAAGTGCCAGGCATTGAGATGAATACAGGCGCGCTAGGGCACGGGCTGGCGATTTCGGTAGGCATGGCGCTTGCTGCGAAGAAGGATGCGAGAGCGAGCCGCGTATTTTGCCTAATGGGCGACGGCGAGCAGGCGGAAGGCTCGGTCTGGGAAGCGGCGATGGCTGGCGCTCATTACAAGCTCGACAATTTGGTTGGCATTATTGACCGCAACCGGCTGCAAATTAGCGGCTCGACGGAAGAGGTTATGGGACTGGAGCCATTGGAGGAAAAATGGGCCGCTTTCGGCTGGCATGTCGTCTCCATCGATGGCAATGATATAGACGCGCTTGTAGAAGCTTTCGAGTCTGCCCCGGCTGTGGCTGGCAAACCTACGCTCGTTATGGCGAATACGGTGAAGGGCAAAGGAGTGTCATTTGCTGAAAATGTTCCGCATTGGCATCATCATGTGCCTAACGATGAGGAGCTGGCAAAGGCGCTAGCCGAGCTTGAAGCCGTCATCAACAGCTACTCACAGGAAGGGCAGGTGCAATAA
- a CDS encoding L-fucose/L-arabinose isomerase family protein yields MKKLKLGYAPTRRFVFSAEDAFRYKVLIKEKIESFGMDIDIVDLEGLNSEGLLYDDHINAEEIAEHFRRENVDAVFFPHCNFGTEDTVARVGKALGKPVLLWGPRDESPLEDGMRLRDTQCGLFASGKVLRRFNVPFTYVTNTRVDDPVFERGFTNFIAAANVVRQFRSLRILQIGPRPASFWTMMCNEGELLERFGIEIHPITLVDIQRASQRIEKGNSSELAQAIDYIKAKLDWSEVTEADVRRIAALKVAMKQYAVQTGSTAIAIQCWSSLQDAMGIMPCLANAILTDEQIPVTCETDIHGAITSVMVQAATMNQHPTFFADLTVRHPENANGELLFHCGNFPVSLTVENKPKLRKHFLFDDHAPGTHEGEIKGGGMTLARFDGDHGEYQLFLGKARGIQGPYTRGSYVWVEVNDWPLWEEKLVKGPYVHHSVGIHANAIPALYEACQYIPGLKPDAVDPTEREIQAWLRGSGL; encoded by the coding sequence GTGAAAAAGTTGAAGCTTGGCTACGCGCCAACAAGGCGGTTTGTTTTTAGTGCAGAGGATGCGTTTCGATATAAGGTGCTCATTAAGGAAAAAATCGAAAGCTTCGGCATGGATATTGACATTGTCGATCTGGAGGGTCTCAACAGCGAAGGGCTGCTCTATGATGATCATATTAATGCGGAGGAGATTGCGGAGCATTTCCGGCGTGAAAATGTCGATGCGGTTTTTTTCCCGCATTGCAACTTCGGCACGGAGGACACCGTTGCCCGCGTAGGCAAGGCGCTCGGCAAGCCGGTGCTGCTGTGGGGCCCGCGCGATGAGTCGCCGCTTGAGGACGGCATGCGCCTGCGCGATACGCAGTGCGGACTATTCGCTTCCGGCAAGGTGCTGCGCCGCTTCAATGTGCCGTTCACCTATGTGACGAACACCCGAGTCGATGATCCGGTGTTTGAGCGCGGGTTCACGAACTTTATCGCCGCAGCCAATGTGGTCCGCCAATTTCGCAGCTTAAGAATTTTGCAAATCGGGCCGCGCCCGGCTTCCTTTTGGACGATGATGTGCAATGAAGGCGAGCTGCTTGAGCGGTTCGGCATTGAGATTCATCCGATTACGCTCGTCGATATTCAGCGCGCTTCGCAGCGCATTGAGAAAGGCAATAGCTCCGAGCTGGCGCAAGCAATAGACTATATTAAAGCAAAGCTCGACTGGTCGGAAGTGACGGAAGCCGATGTGCGCCGTATAGCTGCGCTTAAGGTAGCGATGAAGCAATATGCGGTGCAGACAGGCAGCACAGCGATTGCAATCCAATGCTGGTCTTCGCTTCAGGATGCGATGGGCATTATGCCTTGCCTAGCCAATGCAATCCTCACCGATGAGCAAATTCCGGTTACCTGTGAGACAGATATTCACGGCGCTATTACGTCAGTCATGGTGCAAGCTGCGACGATGAATCAGCATCCAACCTTCTTCGCGGATTTGACTGTGCGCCACCCGGAAAACGCCAATGGCGAGCTGCTTTTCCATTGCGGCAACTTCCCGGTTTCCTTGACTGTCGAGAACAAGCCAAAGCTGCGCAAGCATTTTCTGTTTGACGATCATGCGCCGGGAACGCATGAAGGAGAGATTAAAGGCGGCGGCATGACGCTGGCCCGCTTTGACGGCGACCACGGCGAATACCAGCTGTTTTTGGGCAAAGCCCGCGGGATTCAGGGGCCATATACGCGCGGTTCGTATGTATGGGTTGAGGTTAATGATTGGCCGCTATGGGAAGAAAAGCTGGTTAAAGGCCCTTACGTTCACCACTCCGTCGGCATTCACGCCAATGCGATTCCGGCGCTGTATGAAGCGTGCCAATATATTCCTGGCTTGAAGCCAGACGCAGTTGATCCGACAGAGCGGGAAATTCAGGCATGGCTGCGCGGTTCAGGCTTGTAA